The proteins below are encoded in one region of Scatophagus argus isolate fScaArg1 chromosome 24, fScaArg1.pri, whole genome shotgun sequence:
- the LOC124055285 gene encoding protein SON isoform X3: MGALDESIQSTLSPSKGFQLCQLSSTYAQRNIRTEELTDSSTKFLSPDQSQKSPEKKEEKAEDTRQKLASGSGISQSMLKQSTFSECVQTMEPSVSQLNTSVYPSSLATCVKWPSKKKRKPSKSPQRKKEAKTSKRQKGSKSPCRSYKRGSRSSSSSKKRRSRSRSGGWRSWRSRSRSLSRGRRRVTYSQRDRWKREPSHSPILILRKNRSPNRKHCSLSDSHKRISELDKDQLLEIAKANAAAMCAKAGMPIPASLRSTVFPMALPNMAMNAAVASMTAATMTAALSNMGALSSLLPLHSITSKPPPGHAQPNISAVEEMKRKVTKQANSISIKEFTDKCKMIVDSKDELPVAVPHVSDEEDDGKPFGGSALREQKAISFNINNMTVRPAVRSDAGMAKEFPVSSGSQHRKKEGEAPGAYGEWIPVDKTADKAAPTSRKAHATAPIVAASSSSSETVTAAVLAEVVEQPPFVPDKDSVFPNSLIQPVDISQAVTERIKAQRRLAENPYDVSAICMLSRAQEQVDAWAQSNTVPGLFTGSTGAQVLSSEELSTGGPQAWLKKDQFLRAAPVSGGVGEFLMRKMGWKTGEGLGRNREGTVEPIIIDFKVDRKGLVAEGEKPQKQTGGLVVTKDLMGKHPVSALIELCNKRRIMQPDFVMVHHSGPDHRKNFLFKVTVNGVDYQPQTASPNKKHAKAMAATVALQALGEVPVDGPGLYTGPVFTAASTGPLFST, encoded by the exons ATGGGCGCTCTGGATGAATCCATACAGTCGACACTAAGTCCATCAAAAGGCTTCCAGCTGTGTCAGCTGTCCTCCACCTATGCCCAAAGAAACATCAGAACAGAGGAGCTCACAGATTCAAGCACAAAGTTTCTGAGCCCTGATCAAAGTCAGAAGTCaccagagaaaaaagaagaaaaggcagaggacacaagacaaaaactaG CTTCAGGTTCTGGCATATCCCAGTCCATGCTGAAACAGTCCACATTTTCTGAATGTGTCCAGACCATGGAGCCCAGCGTCTCTCAGCTTAACACATCAGTATACCCCAGTTCCCTTGCTACCTGTGTTAAATGGCCAtcaaaaaagaagaggaaaccATCTAAGTccccacagaggaaaaaagaagcaaagacaTCAAAGAGGCAAAAAGGATCCAAGTCACCATGTAGGAGCTACAAGAGGGGCTCCAGATCCAGCAGCTCTTCAAAGAAGAGGAGATCAAGGTCAAG GTCAGGAGGCTGGAGATCGTGGAGGTCACGCTCACGGTCACTGTCACGAGGTCGAAGAAGGGTGACCTACAGCCAGAGGGACCGCTGGAAACGAGAACCAAGTCACTCCCCTATACTCATCCTCCGCAAAAATAGATCCCCCAACcgaaaacactgcagtttgaGCGACAGCCATAAACGCATCAGTGAACTGG aTAAGGACCAGTTGTTGGAAATTGCCAAAGCCAATGCTGCTGCAATGTGTGCCAAAGCAGGTATGCCCATCCCTGCCAGCCTGAGGTCAACGGTGTTTCCCATGGCTCTGCCAAATATGGCCATGAATGCTGCTGTGGCTAGCATGACAGCTG CTACCATGACAGCAGCCTTATCTAACATGGGAGCTCTGTCTTCACTGCTTCCGCTGCACTCCATTACCAGCAAGCCACCTCCTGGCCATGCTCAACCCAACATTTCTGctgtggaggaaatgaaaaggaaagtaaCAAAGCAGGCAAACAGCATCAGCATTAAGGAGTTTACTGAT AAATGCAAGATGATTGTGGACAGCAAAGATGAGCTGCCAGTGGCAGTACCTCATGTTtcagatgaagaggatgatgggaaaCCCTTTGGAGGATCAGCTCTTCGAGAACAAAAAGCTATAAGCTTCAACATCAAT aaCATGACAGTTCGTCCAGCAGTGCGTAGTGATGCAGGCATGGCCAAGGAGTTTCCTGTGTCATCAGGATCCCAACATCGTAAAAAG GAGGGTGAGGCACCGGGTGCCTATGGAGAATGGATTCCCGTTgacaaaacagcagacaaagcTGCACCTACCTCCAGAAAGGCTCACGCCACTGCCCCCATAGTGGCAGCCAGCTCATCATCAAGtgaaacagtgacagcagcagtattaGCAGAGGTTGTTGAACAGCCACCATTTGTGCCTGATAAAGACAGTGTTTTTCCTAATTCACTAATACAG CCAGTAGATATATCTCAGGCTGTAACTGAGAGAATCAAAGCTCAGAGACGGTTGGCTGAGAATCCCTATGATGTCAGTGCCATCTGCATGCTCAGCCGGGCACAAGAGCAG GTGGATGCCTGGGCCCAGTCCAACACTGTTCCGGGTCTTTTCACTGGTTCGACTGGTGCCCAGGTCCTCAGCTCAGAGGAGCTGTCCACTGGTGGACCACAAGCATGGTTGAAAAAG GACCAGTTTCTCAGGGCAGCTCCAGTATCAGGAGGTGTTGGAGAGTTCCTGATGAGAAAGATGGGTTGGAAGACAGGAGAGGGCTTAGGAAGAAACCGTGAGGGTACTGTGGAGCCTATCATTATTGACTTCAAGGTCGACCGCAAAG gaTTAGTTGCTGAAGGAGAGAAGCCTCAGAAGCAGACAGGAGGACTGGTGGTAACAAAGGATCTAATGG gGAAGCACCCAGTTTCTGCTCTCATTGAGCTGTGTAACAAGAGACGGATAATGCAGCCAGATTTCGTAATGGTTCATCACAGTGGTCCTGACCACCGCAAGAATTTCCTGTTCAAG